In Desulfomonile tiedjei DSM 6799, a genomic segment contains:
- a CDS encoding IS1182 family transposase encodes MGKQIRADYEQILMFPPSVEDWVAKDHPARFIRDFVDSLDLSELGIEVPDSDTGRPPYAPDLLLKVWLFGYFNRIRSTRKLEKGCLENMGLIWLTGMNAPDHNSLWRFFKANKKSLRHLFRQSIRVALKADLIGLALHAVDGTKIQAVSSNDKARGREHLERFLESVSERLDRTIADAMTEIERAEREETGEYRLPQSMQDGLKRKQRIQEALKELDESDKKSVHPSEPEARFMKNRRTKDLSYNAQAVADQKSGLIVAADVVTDGADNGQLVPMLDKVKENLGAVAEENVADGGYFSSGQIGLAHEREYGILIGKSSGEIVSERGADEDLYHRSRFVFDQERDCFICPEGRLLPFHQRKINGKNHNEVRRYHCKDFLTCPNRWKCSKSKNGRLIDLSVYEAALERHRSKREKPENKERLKTRKKIIEPPFAWIKSALSFRRWTVAGIDNVKAQWDLICTTINLRKLYHHWVSGEVAFT; translated from the coding sequence ATGGGCAAACAGATCCGGGCCGATTACGAACAGATCTTGATGTTTCCGCCGTCAGTGGAAGACTGGGTGGCTAAGGATCACCCGGCGCGCTTTATCCGAGATTTCGTGGATTCCTTGGATCTGTCCGAGTTGGGAATCGAGGTTCCCGACAGCGATACAGGACGTCCTCCGTATGCGCCAGATCTTCTGTTGAAGGTGTGGCTTTTCGGATACTTCAATCGGATCAGGAGTACCCGTAAGCTTGAAAAGGGTTGCCTTGAGAATATGGGGCTGATTTGGCTGACGGGGATGAATGCTCCGGATCATAATTCCTTATGGCGATTCTTCAAGGCGAACAAGAAATCATTGAGGCATCTGTTCAGACAGTCGATTCGTGTTGCTCTGAAGGCCGATCTGATCGGTCTAGCTCTTCATGCCGTGGACGGGACCAAGATCCAAGCCGTCTCATCCAACGACAAGGCTCGGGGTCGTGAGCACCTGGAGAGGTTTCTGGAAAGTGTTTCGGAGAGATTGGACCGCACGATTGCCGATGCGATGACTGAGATAGAGAGAGCCGAGCGGGAAGAGACCGGTGAGTATCGCCTTCCGCAGTCCATGCAAGACGGATTGAAACGGAAACAGCGGATACAAGAGGCTCTGAAGGAGTTGGATGAATCGGACAAGAAGTCAGTTCACCCTTCGGAACCGGAAGCTCGCTTTATGAAGAATCGCCGGACCAAAGACTTGTCGTACAACGCTCAGGCGGTTGCCGACCAAAAGAGCGGCCTTATCGTGGCCGCAGATGTGGTCACGGATGGGGCCGACAACGGGCAATTGGTCCCCATGCTCGACAAGGTGAAAGAGAATCTGGGCGCTGTGGCAGAGGAAAATGTGGCGGACGGGGGATATTTTTCCTCAGGGCAGATAGGTCTGGCCCATGAGCGAGAATACGGCATTCTTATCGGGAAATCGTCAGGGGAAATTGTTTCCGAGAGAGGTGCGGATGAGGATCTCTATCACCGATCCCGGTTCGTCTTTGATCAGGAGCGTGATTGCTTCATATGCCCTGAAGGGCGCTTGTTGCCTTTTCATCAGCGGAAAATTAACGGCAAGAACCACAATGAGGTTCGCAGGTATCACTGCAAGGATTTTCTAACGTGTCCCAATCGCTGGAAATGCTCCAAGAGCAAGAACGGACGCCTCATAGACCTCAGCGTTTACGAGGCGGCCCTAGAACGACACCGCAGCAAGAGGGAAAAACCAGAGAACAAAGAGCGCCTGAAGACTCGAAAGAAGATTATCGAGCCACCGTTTGCCTGGATCAAGAGCGCATTAAGCTTTCGGCGATGGACCGTGGCCGGAATCGACAACGTAAAGGCCCAGTGGGACCTTATTTGCACGACCATAAATCTCAGGAAGCTCTACCACCATTGGGTATCCGGCGAGGTGGCATTCACGTAA
- the pncA gene encoding bifunctional nicotinamidase/pyrazinamidase — MREVGFVLTLAFFVGASILMAVQTGFCKDIVGVIVVDMQGDFTTLKNGALAVNGTDKAFVERVQKATEALKQKGCTIFATQDWHPKDHISFFTNHEGKKPFEAIQIEGRTQVLWPPHCVQETDNAALLLDKSLFAAVVKKGQDKKYDSYSGFQDDGGKQTEMAKILKESGIKELIVYGIATDYCVKATAIDAAKEGFKVTVIENLCRGVAPETSAKAIQEMKDKGITVKQEL, encoded by the coding sequence ATGAGGGAAGTAGGCTTTGTTCTCACGTTGGCATTCTTTGTTGGAGCTTCGATTCTAATGGCCGTTCAAACAGGTTTCTGTAAAGACATCGTGGGCGTTATAGTCGTTGATATGCAAGGTGATTTCACTACGTTAAAGAACGGGGCACTTGCAGTCAACGGAACCGACAAGGCCTTTGTGGAACGGGTGCAAAAGGCCACCGAAGCCTTGAAGCAAAAAGGGTGTACCATTTTTGCCACTCAGGACTGGCACCCGAAAGACCACATTTCGTTCTTCACGAATCACGAAGGCAAAAAACCGTTTGAGGCTATCCAGATAGAGGGCAGGACTCAGGTGCTCTGGCCGCCTCATTGTGTTCAGGAAACGGACAATGCCGCTCTCCTGCTGGATAAGAGCCTGTTTGCCGCTGTTGTTAAAAAGGGCCAGGACAAAAAATATGACAGCTATTCCGGCTTTCAGGATGATGGTGGAAAACAGACCGAAATGGCCAAAATCCTGAAAGAAAGCGGGATCAAGGAGCTCATTGTCTACGGCATAGCCACGGATTATTGCGTGAAGGCTACAGCCATTGACGCAGCCAAAGAAGGATTCAAAGTTACCGTTATTGAAAACTTGTGCCGGGGGGTGGCTCCTGAAACATCCGCCAAAGCTATTCAGGAAATGAAAGACAAAGGCATAACCGTCAAACAGGAGCTGTAA